A single window of Selenomonas sputigena DNA harbors:
- the ppk1 gene encoding polyphosphate kinase 1, protein MDMLKRAYFLNRECSWLSFNQRVLKESTREENPLLERLRFIAIACSNLDEFFMIRVAGLKHLVASGVAHKDIAGLSPGEQMLAVSRQAHRQYRAIYRCLALVTRELAAEGIRFVRPEELTGERALWLAELFEREIYPVVTPMALDPAHPFPFLASRSLNLAVKLRRAGESAEHLAIVPVPAPVLDRLWKLPGEPTFLFLEDILRFFAARFFTGWEIVQTAAFRLTRDADLDIRDDVEDLLAEVEKSLEKRRKGAAVRLEVAEDFPADLLDFLKEQLSLEEMDVYRAKGPLGAAFFAALANLAGFDRLRYPRFSPRPAELAAEGDIWQAIEKDDILVHHPFDSFAIVEGFLARAAADERTLAIKQTLYRVAGDSPIIAALEEAAKNGKQVTVLMEVKARFDEENNILMARRLEEAGCHVIYGILGLKTHSKITMVIRREEDGIRRYCHLATGNYNGATAKIYTDVGLFTADVLTGVDASAFFNFLSGFSDPPVWNRLAVAPLTLRERITESIEREIAHAKRGERAYIAAKMNSLLDRFIIAKLYEASAAGVEIDLIVRGICVLRPGLKDVSENIRVRSIVGRFLEHSRIFCFYNGGKEDVFLSSADWMPRNLNNRIELMTPVRKKAHKKRLLALLATYLADNTRAWLMHPDGSYRRVRRAKGEKPRAAQEELMK, encoded by the coding sequence ATGGACATGTTGAAAAGAGCCTATTTCCTGAACCGCGAATGTTCGTGGCTGAGCTTCAACCAGCGCGTCCTCAAGGAATCGACGCGCGAGGAGAATCCCCTGTTGGAGCGCCTGCGCTTCATCGCCATCGCCTGCTCGAACCTCGATGAATTCTTCATGATCCGCGTCGCCGGCCTGAAGCACCTCGTCGCGAGCGGCGTCGCGCACAAGGACATCGCAGGGCTTTCTCCCGGCGAGCAGATGCTCGCCGTCTCGCGCCAGGCGCACCGCCAATACCGCGCGATCTATCGCTGTCTCGCGCTCGTCACCCGAGAACTCGCCGCAGAGGGCATACGCTTCGTGCGCCCCGAAGAGCTGACGGGGGAGCGGGCGCTGTGGCTTGCGGAGCTTTTCGAGCGCGAGATCTATCCCGTCGTCACGCCCATGGCGCTCGACCCCGCGCATCCTTTTCCCTTCCTCGCGAGCCGCAGCCTGAACCTCGCCGTGAAACTTCGCCGCGCGGGCGAAAGCGCCGAGCATCTCGCTATCGTTCCCGTGCCCGCGCCCGTGCTCGACCGCCTGTGGAAACTGCCGGGCGAGCCGACCTTCCTCTTCTTGGAGGACATTCTGCGCTTCTTCGCCGCACGCTTTTTCACGGGCTGGGAAATCGTGCAGACGGCGGCCTTCCGTCTCACGCGCGACGCCGACCTCGACATCCGCGACGACGTCGAAGATCTCTTGGCAGAAGTCGAGAAATCGCTTGAAAAAAGGCGCAAGGGCGCAGCCGTGCGCCTTGAGGTCGCCGAGGACTTTCCCGCCGATCTCCTCGATTTCCTCAAGGAGCAGCTTTCGCTGGAGGAAATGGACGTCTACCGTGCAAAAGGCCCGCTCGGCGCCGCATTCTTCGCCGCGCTCGCCAATCTCGCGGGCTTCGACCGCCTGCGCTACCCGCGCTTTTCCCCGCGCCCGGCAGAGCTTGCCGCCGAAGGCGACATCTGGCAGGCGATTGAAAAGGACGACATCCTCGTGCACCATCCATTCGATTCCTTCGCCATCGTGGAAGGCTTCCTCGCCCGTGCCGCCGCCGACGAGCGCACGCTCGCCATCAAGCAGACGCTCTACCGCGTCGCAGGCGACTCGCCCATCATCGCCGCGCTCGAAGAGGCCGCGAAAAACGGCAAGCAGGTCACCGTGCTCATGGAGGTCAAGGCGCGTTTCGACGAGGAGAACAACATCCTCATGGCGCGCCGCCTCGAAGAAGCGGGCTGCCACGTCATCTACGGAATCTTGGGGCTCAAGACGCACTCGAAGATCACGATGGTCATACGGCGCGAGGAAGACGGCATCCGCCGCTACTGCCACCTCGCGACGGGCAACTACAACGGCGCGACGGCGAAGATCTACACCGACGTCGGCCTCTTCACCGCCGACGTCCTCACGGGCGTTGACGCCTCGGCGTTCTTCAACTTTCTCTCGGGCTTCTCCGATCCGCCCGTCTGGAACCGCCTCGCCGTCGCCCCGCTGACGCTCCGAGAGCGCATCACCGAGAGCATCGAGCGGGAAATCGCGCACGCCAAGCGGGGCGAACGCGCCTACATCGCAGCGAAGATGAATTCTCTGCTCGACCGCTTCATCATCGCCAAGCTCTACGAAGCCTCAGCGGCAGGCGTTGAAATCGACCTCATCGTGCGCGGCATCTGCGTGCTGCGCCCCGGACTCAAGGACGTCAGCGAAAACATCCGCGTGCGCAGCATCGTCGGCCGCTTCCTCGAACACAGCCGCATCTTCTGCTTCTATAACGGCGGCAAGGAGGACGTCTTCCTCTCGTCTGCCGACTGGATGCCGAGGAACCTCAACAACCGCATCGAACTCATGACGCCCGTGCGCAAAAAGGCGCACAAGAAGCGCCTGCTCGCGCTCCTTGCCACATACCTCGC
- a CDS encoding Ppx/GppA phosphatase family protein: MKQRFTYGVVHIGSVHTSLLIASFAALDDVEIIERVRKETRFGEEVFRHGRLSFDSIRELCRILAGFRRLLADYGVTQVFAIGTSVLREAENRLGILDQIRIRTGFTVEVADMTQEIYYKFFALSHELLENAENFGEKPVLLMDITSSGLGLTGWQGGRLLFQQNVASGSLSILEHFSEKERESLTFPSAVRDYIHATLSPLWPSIEHHAIRHLVLSGLEARTVAALLAPGAKGAYTFVEGEDFLRFLDSFAGLTPQKLMTRCAVTESRAHLLMPTLLLYGEVVRATRVKGMFLMGTTFLMSYSVYRGAQLAELSCLAEQEERTVQLARTTAEKYGSTREHCARVERAAKEIFCALGGAHGLSSRALLLLRLSAILHETGKFINLRRYSRYSYQIIMGTDFFGVSEAEKEIVASVAYYYNRENPGSKDEHYARLSHEQQVTMLKLCAILRLADTLDQGHSGKIAKLSVKLSKEELCVRFEAEEDISLIRWTFARAAALFREIFGIEPVLCKA, translated from the coding sequence ATGAAGCAGCGATTCACCTACGGTGTCGTGCATATCGGCTCTGTTCATACGAGCCTGCTCATCGCATCATTCGCCGCGCTCGACGATGTCGAGATCATCGAGCGCGTGCGCAAGGAGACGCGGTTCGGCGAGGAGGTGTTCCGTCACGGGCGGCTCTCCTTTGACTCGATCCGCGAGCTTTGCCGCATCCTCGCAGGCTTTCGCCGGCTTCTCGCCGACTACGGCGTGACGCAGGTCTTTGCCATCGGCACGTCCGTCCTGCGCGAGGCGGAAAATCGCCTCGGCATCCTCGATCAGATTCGCATTCGCACAGGCTTTACGGTTGAAGTCGCCGACATGACGCAGGAGATCTACTACAAGTTCTTTGCCCTGAGTCACGAGCTTTTGGAGAATGCGGAGAACTTCGGCGAAAAGCCCGTGCTTCTCATGGACATCACGTCGAGCGGACTCGGCCTCACGGGCTGGCAGGGGGGCAGGCTGCTCTTTCAGCAGAACGTCGCGAGCGGCAGCCTGAGCATCCTTGAGCATTTCAGCGAGAAGGAACGCGAGAGCCTGACCTTTCCCTCTGCCGTGCGCGACTACATCCACGCGACGCTCTCGCCGCTCTGGCCGAGCATCGAGCATCATGCGATTCGCCATCTCGTGCTCTCGGGACTCGAAGCGCGCACCGTCGCCGCGCTCCTCGCGCCGGGCGCGAAAGGCGCGTATACGTTCGTAGAGGGCGAGGACTTCCTGCGCTTCCTCGACTCCTTCGCGGGGCTGACGCCGCAGAAGCTCATGACGCGCTGCGCCGTCACGGAAAGCCGCGCCCATCTCCTCATGCCGACACTGCTCCTCTACGGCGAAGTCGTGCGTGCGACGCGCGTCAAGGGCATGTTCCTCATGGGCACGACATTTCTCATGAGCTACAGCGTCTATCGCGGCGCACAGCTGGCGGAACTTTCGTGCCTCGCCGAGCAGGAAGAGCGCACCGTGCAGCTCGCACGCACGACGGCGGAGAAGTACGGCTCGACGAGAGAGCACTGTGCGCGCGTCGAGCGGGCGGCTAAGGAGATCTTTTGCGCCTTGGGCGGCGCACATGGGCTTTCCTCGCGCGCACTCTTGCTGCTCAGACTCAGCGCGATCCTGCATGAGACGGGAAAGTTCATCAACCTGCGCCGCTACAGCCGCTATTCCTATCAGATCATCATGGGCACTGACTTCTTCGGCGTTTCCGAGGCGGAAAAGGAAATCGTCGCGAGCGTCGCCTACTATTACAACCGCGAGAACCCCGGCAGCAAGGATGAGCACTATGCGCGCCTTTCGCACGAGCAGCAGGTCACGATGCTCAAGCTATGCGCCATCCTGCGCCTTGCGGACACGCTCGACCAAGGGCACAGCGGCAAGATCGCAAAACTCTCGGTCAAGCTCTCAAAGGAGGAGCTTTGCGTGCGCTTCGAAGCGGAAGAGGACATCTCCTTGATTCGCTGGACATTCGCACGCGCCGCCGCGCTCTTTCGTGAAATCTTCGGCATCGAGCCTGTCCTGTGCAAAGCGTGA
- a CDS encoding S-layer homology domain-containing protein — MKKYICGAALSAALLTSSALASAAANPFSDVPADHWAYDAVAQLADDGVIEGYGDGTYRGQNEITRYEMAQMVAKAMAKEDQVNAQQKAMIDRLAAEFAEELGNLGVRVENLEQKVDNVKWEGELRYVHLSHRDENAAGATDKHSVNTLQLRLLPVATVNDHWKVRARLTGSVKLSEDQASNVALSYLYADGNYGNLRIQAGKMSHFWSYSDDGLVADSWFSGAILTYGTKTKIMVEGGRWNMGNAALSVSGKDKLGGRTASDYTAKHYGIGIDHATGKLQAGVAYRHYDSDVFQFLPAYRDGAVTDKAGILSVGGKYSFTKDVALAAHYARNLEADNYNQSADVQLNYKGSNVASPGSWGMYLAYRHLGGYSTLMPTYELHRQTYKIPVAGGEYGTKGWVVGASYAPMKNTNIDMAYFHGKSLGSGRSAKTFYTRVQMFW; from the coding sequence ATGAAAAAATATATATGCGGCGCGGCTCTTAGCGCCGCCCTCCTCACATCCTCCGCCCTCGCCTCTGCGGCGGCGAACCCCTTCAGCGACGTGCCCGCCGATCACTGGGCGTATGACGCTGTCGCACAGCTTGCCGACGACGGCGTCATCGAAGGGTACGGCGACGGCACTTACCGCGGCCAGAACGAAATCACGCGCTACGAGATGGCGCAGATGGTCGCCAAAGCCATGGCGAAGGAAGATCAGGTCAATGCACAGCAGAAGGCCATGATCGACCGCCTCGCGGCGGAATTTGCGGAAGAGCTGGGCAACCTCGGCGTTCGCGTCGAAAATCTTGAGCAAAAAGTGGACAACGTGAAGTGGGAAGGCGAGCTTCGCTACGTCCACCTCTCGCACCGCGACGAAAATGCCGCAGGCGCGACCGACAAGCACTCGGTCAACACGCTGCAGCTGCGCCTCCTGCCCGTCGCCACCGTCAACGATCATTGGAAGGTGCGCGCACGTCTGACCGGATCGGTGAAGCTCTCAGAAGATCAGGCGAGCAACGTCGCCCTGAGCTACCTCTACGCCGACGGCAACTACGGCAATCTGCGCATCCAGGCGGGCAAGATGTCGCACTTCTGGTCGTACTCCGACGACGGCCTCGTCGCAGACTCGTGGTTCTCGGGCGCGATCTTGACCTACGGCACAAAGACGAAGATCATGGTCGAAGGCGGACGCTGGAACATGGGGAACGCCGCCTTGAGCGTCTCCGGCAAGGACAAGCTCGGCGGCCGCACGGCCTCGGACTACACGGCGAAGCACTACGGCATCGGCATCGACCATGCGACGGGAAAACTGCAGGCCGGCGTCGCCTACCGCCACTATGATTCGGACGTGTTCCAATTCCTGCCCGCCTATCGCGACGGCGCCGTGACGGACAAGGCGGGCATCCTCTCCGTCGGCGGCAAGTACAGCTTCACGAAGGATGTCGCCCTCGCCGCGCACTACGCGAGGAATCTCGAAGCGGACAACTACAACCAGTCGGCAGACGTTCAGCTCAACTACAAAGGCTCGAACGTCGCCAGCCCCGGCTCATGGGGCATGTACCTCGCCTATCGCCACCTCGGCGGATACAGCACGCTCATGCCAACCTACGAGCTGCACCGCCAGACCTACAAGATCCCCGTGGCGGGCGGCGAGTACGGCACGAAAGGCTGGGTCGTCGGCGCAAGCTACGCGCCGATGAAGAACACGAACATCGACATGGCCTACTTCCACGGCAAGTCGCTCGGAAGCGGCCGCAGCGCGAAGACCTTCTACACGCGCGTGCAGATGTTCTGGTAA